Within the Synechococcales cyanobacterium CNB genome, the region CCGACGCACGGGTCCGCACCGAAGTATGCGGGCCGGCACGTCGTGAACCCGATGGCGATGCTGCTGACTGTTCGGATGATGCTCGATTGGCTCGACGAATCGTCGCTCGCCGGGCGTTTAGAGCAAGCGATCGCTGAGGTCATCCGCGAAGGTCGTGTGGCCACCTACGACGTCAAGGGGCGCGGCCGGGGAGATTCGACGCTCGACGTGGCGCGAGAGGTCGCAAGGAAGGCAATCGGCGCATGAAAAAGGGCGGGCGATCCTCGCCCGCCCAGGTGGGAGTTGACGAGTCCGGCATCAGGCGCGACGCCTGCGGACAGCCAGCACGCCGCCGATGGCGAGCAGGGCAGCGGTGCCGGGCGTCGGGACGGTCACAATCCACGCACTGGAGCCGTCGGCGAGGGCCTGGACGTGGCCCGCGAAGCGAACAGCGGCCGGGTCGGTGTACGCCGCCTGTATCGCGGCGACTGACGACGAGCCGGGGTCGATCTTCAGCGAGAGCCACTCACCGGGGCCGACGCCCTTGGCGGGCTTGGGGTTGTCCGCGCCGAAGGCGAAGAGCGAGCCGCCCCACGGGCCGCCGAAGTCGGCGATCGAGCCTGGCGGGTTGGCCGGCGTGGTGCCGTTTCCGAACGAGACGCCGCTCGACCAGTCGTGCAGGGAGACCCCGCCCCAGAGCTGCGAGGTCGCGGTGTTCTCGACATAGAAGGTGGTGAGAACGCCAGCGGTGATGGAATCGTTCGAGATCACGAGTTCCGCGAACGAGCCGCGATCGATCACGTCAAGGCGGATCGTGAGACCCGCGACGGAGGATGCGTGGTCCATGTTGAACGGTGTCGCGACGATGTCTGCGAGCGAGGCCGAGGCGAGGCCGACCGTGGCGAGCGACCCGAGGACGATGCACGAAGTCCTTCTCATGCTGAACCACCTTTCCGGCGTTGGCCGGTTGTTGCGGGCTGCGTCGTGAACGACGTGTGCCCAGACACCCACACCATTCCATCGGAACGGCGCTGATGCCAGACCGTTCAGGCACGACCGGCCACCGCGGTAGCGTCTGCGACAGAGATAGGGGTGCTGCGGCCGCGCGTGGAGCGGCGGCGATTCCGGCGATCAGCGGGTGGTCCGAGAATCCGGATCGGTGCCGGGGTCAGGGCTGACCGCGCAGTTCACGCTCGGCGTCGAGCCAGTCGTCGAGGTCGTGGCCGTCCCGACAGCCGCGGGCGATCCAGAGCTCATAGGCACGCCTGCGGACCTGCTCGGTGGTCGGCTGGACCGGTGGGCCCTGGTTCGAGCCGGAGTTTGCTGGTTGGGTTGCAGCCGGGACTGAAAGATCGAGCATCGGACGGCGGCCGAGGGTTCGGCGTCGTGGGGCTTCGGTATGGCGAAGAGAGTTCAACTCGGCCAACGCCTCTCTTACCGTCCCAAACTCAACTGTTGCGCTCCGGGTCGTACTGCCTTCCGCTTGATGGCTCCGCCGTGCCATGGGGGCCTCCCTTCCCTTGGTCCATGCGGACAGCAATGTCTTGAATATTGTCGGCAATCGGATGGCCTGGGTCAAGATGGGTAAACAGAACTTCACGCCGCGCACAAGTTCTTGTCGTGACTGAGGTTACAGACTTGACCGAAACATCTCGACCCTGCCAGCCGCGCGATGGAGGGGTTTCGCCAGGAGAGATCGTGGCAGCAGAACGGGTGGCTCTGCCGATCATCCTGCCCATGCGGTCCGCAGTAGGCTTCGTTGCTCAAACACGGACACGACTCCTGGAGGCGTGAGGATGTTCGGATTCAGGCATCCGGTGAAGGGTCGGCAATACATCGAACCCCTTGAACCTCGCCAGCTGCTCGCCGCTGATCCGATTACGCAAGATCATCCGCTCTGGGCGATTCCCTACGGCAGTGCGCAGATCGACGGCGTGCTGAACGATTCGTCCTGGGCGGATGCGTTCACGGTGCATCGCACGCTGCCGTTCAGGACAGGAGCGTCCGCGACGGTGCGGTTCATGTACGATGAGGCCGGCTTCTATGCGTCCGTCGACGTCAAGGATCAGTATCTGTGGGCGGACGGCAACGGGGGGGGGGCGGGCAGCCGCTGGGAGTTGGAGAACGACGATTCGTTCCTCCTGTACTTCGACCTTGACGGCTCGCGCGACGAGTATTTTCGGGCTGACGATGTCGCGATCGGCGTGAACATCGCCAACCTCGACAGGCCGGTGAACGGTTCCGGAGCGGTCGCGCGCGGCAAGTACGTCATGGGCGACGGCCAGGGTGGCGCACCGGGCATCCTGGACGCAGCGGCGGATGACCTGGCGACCTCTCTGCCCGCAGGATTTCAGTACGCCACCGTCGTCAGCGGCACGATCAACGACAACGCCGACCTCGACGAAGGCTGGACGATGGAGATGTTCATCCCCTGGTCCGCGCTGGGAACAACGACGCCGACGCACGGTCGCGCGATGGGGATCAACTTCGAGGTGATCTTCGATGACTCGGGAGGGGCGCGCGACCTGACCGACCGGCGCGACCTGACGGAGCGGTTCGAGATGCCGGCGTTCGTGGACGACTTCATCACCGGCGTCCACAGTGGGTACGCGTCGACCCAGGCGGGCATCCGCGGGCCGGTGAACTACGCCGAGGTGATGTTCATCGACACGCGTGCGGGCGAGAGGCCGGCGCCGGTCGCCGGTCTGACGGTTACCGACGCCACGGGCTACTCGGCTCGGCTTCGGTTCGACGCTCCTGCCGGGACGACGACCGGCCTTGGTCACGTCTCGGGGTACTACATCCGCTACAGCGAGACGCCCATTCTCGATGAGCGCGACTGGATCGAGGCAACGGTGTACGAGAATCGCCATGTGCCGCGGCTCGCAGGGCTGGAGGAGGACATCCGTCTCATCGGGCTGTCGCCTGGGACCACGTACCACGTTGCCGTTCGGGCGTTCGATGCAGCCGGTGCACTGAGCGATCTTGCCGGTTCCGTGCAGTTTGCGACGCAGACGACAGCGCAGGACTCATCGGGTGGCCTGCGGTTGGTTCCGTCGCCGCTGGGGCGGATGCTGGTCACCGAGCGGGGTGACGCCTTCGTTGCCGTGGGGGATCACCTGGGACTGAGTTGGGCTTACACGCGGAATCTGTACACCGGGAACGTGTGGGACAACGAGGGTGACGTCTTCCGGAACTTCCACGACGAGCCGTCGTTCGAGGGGCCAGCCGGGCCGTACTTCGCGGCGCTGGCTGCGCGCGGCATTAACACGATGCGCGTGTACGTGGAACTCTTGAACACGCACTGGCAGGGCAACCCGACGGTGCCGACCGGCCCGGACACGCCGATCACCGGGACGCCGGACGGGCTGTACTGGCTGGAGTGGAGGCCGGGCGAGTTCAACCCGCACATGCGGCAGTTCATCCACAACCTGCTCGAACTGGCGGACCAGCACGGCATCTACGTCATCCTCAGCGCGTTCGACACGTTTCACTACGACGAGGTCTTCGAGGCGTTCGGTAACACCGGCTCCGCGGTCGAAGGCCCGTGGGCGCAGAACTTCGGCGGTCCGCTGGCATCGATCAACGAGTTCTTCCAGACTCCGGGCACGCTCGACATCGCCAAGCGCCGAATGGAGGTCGTCGCAGACTGGGTGAACGAAAGCATGCACGCCCACCGCGTGATGGGGTGGGAGATTCCGAGCGAGTGGGACAGCTACGAGTGGACGCTCAACGCCGAGGGAAACGTCGGACCCGGGCGCGAGCCGGAGTTCGCGCGGCGGTCGCGGTGGATCGACGCCCTCGCGGCCCACATGCGGGCGTACGACCCGCACCATATGGTGCTGAACAGCACGATCGCGCAGGATCCGCGAGGGCCGCTGCATCGTCTCAACTTCCTGAGCCGGAACTTCGACGCGCTTACACCGCACTTCTACACGAACGCGAACGAGGAGCCGATCAACAACCCGGACGCGGATCGTTCGATCCGGGCCGCCATCGAGCAGGGCAACATCACGGCGTACTGGCT harbors:
- a CDS encoding DUF2934 domain-containing protein, with protein sequence MARRSHQAEGSTTRSATVEFGTVREALAELNSLRHTEAPRRRTLGRRPMLDLSVPAATQPANSGSNQGPPVQPTTEQVRRRAYELWIARGCRDGHDLDDWLDAERELRGQP